In the genome of Streptomyces racemochromogenes, one region contains:
- a CDS encoding nucleotidyltransferase family protein: protein MIAGLLLAAGGGRRLGGRPKALLPYRGRPLVENAVRVLRKAGCGPVHVVLGASAAEVRERADLAGCVVVDNPDWAEGMGSSLRVGLTSLAGTGASAALVSLVDQPGIGAAAVARVREAYRSPSSLVAAAYDGERGHPVLFGADRWADIAATATGDQGARVHLRNHAAEVMLVECGDVAAAFDIDTPPDLARLD from the coding sequence CTGATCGCCGGCCTGCTCCTGGCCGCGGGCGGCGGGCGCCGGCTGGGCGGGCGCCCCAAGGCGCTGCTCCCGTACCGCGGGCGGCCGCTCGTCGAGAACGCCGTGCGCGTGCTGCGCAAGGCCGGCTGCGGCCCGGTGCACGTGGTGCTCGGGGCCTCGGCCGCGGAGGTCCGCGAGCGCGCCGACCTGGCGGGGTGCGTGGTCGTGGACAACCCGGACTGGGCCGAGGGGATGGGCTCCTCGCTGCGGGTCGGCCTCACCTCCCTGGCCGGCACGGGGGCGAGCGCGGCGCTGGTGTCGCTGGTGGACCAGCCGGGCATCGGGGCGGCCGCGGTGGCCCGGGTGCGGGAGGCGTACCGGTCGCCGTCGAGCCTGGTGGCGGCGGCGTACGACGGGGAGCGCGGGCATCCCGTGCTGTTCGGGGCGGACCGCTGGGCGGACATCGCGGCGACCGCGACCGGGGACCAGGGTGCGCGCGTCCACCTGAGGAACCACGCCGCCGAGGTCATGCTGGTGGAGTGCGGGGACGTCGCGGCCGCCTTCGACATCGACACCCCGCCCGACCTGGCGCGTCTGGACTGA